The following coding sequences lie in one Sporichthya brevicatena genomic window:
- a CDS encoding phosphoenolpyruvate carboxykinase (GTP) — translation MADVEAALDAAGLKNQHVREYVKYWAEHTGAERVEVVSAADDARLISEALEAGELLPAGEGLYYSRSYFKDTARSEERTIVATNNPADAGTYNNWRPAAEMTALQKENMRGAMAGKTMYVIPYLMSQPASPLERFAAGVQVTDNRPVVLHMIRMARVGVEYIENLQDPNSFVRAVHVTGDLPNLGQGTPDDKRYFVTVADERTILHFGSSYGGNALLGKIAHGLRQAAYDGWASGQFLSEQFMLIGITDKQTGRKYHICGGFPSASGKTNLAMMLAPDDLGDRYHVEFYGDDIAWLWVGEDGKLYAMNPEFGVFGVAKDTNETTNPTALGSIQPGSGAIFTNVAYNPQTQEVWWEGRTKNPPSPVDGWLDWKGNPIADREPGNTEPWAHPNSRFTTTLSKVPNIASDFEEPQGVPIDAIIFGGRTRDREPLIRAITDLAEGVYDGLTLGAEATFAAEGVDGQLRYDPMSMRPFMSYPEAAYAAHWLKIVGAAKDKPIFAHVNWFQRGEDGRFLWPGYRDNLRPLLWLMQLKNGEVSGVETPVGILPKKDELDLTGVQVTPEDLDRILSIDVARWRQEMGFREEHLKQFDGLPEEIWEAHRRVAAALDAAK, via the coding sequence GTGGCAGATGTCGAGGCGGCGCTGGACGCGGCCGGCCTCAAGAACCAGCACGTTCGTGAGTATGTGAAGTACTGGGCGGAGCACACCGGCGCGGAGCGCGTCGAGGTCGTCTCCGCCGCCGACGACGCGCGCCTGATCTCCGAGGCCCTCGAAGCGGGCGAGCTGCTGCCCGCGGGTGAGGGCCTTTACTACTCCCGCAGCTACTTCAAGGACACGGCGCGCTCCGAGGAGCGCACGATCGTCGCCACCAACAACCCCGCCGACGCCGGCACGTACAACAACTGGCGTCCCGCCGCCGAGATGACCGCGCTCCAGAAGGAGAACATGCGCGGCGCCATGGCCGGCAAGACGATGTACGTCATCCCCTACCTGATGTCGCAGCCGGCCTCGCCGCTCGAGCGCTTCGCCGCCGGCGTGCAGGTCACCGACAACCGCCCCGTCGTGCTGCACATGATTCGCATGGCGCGCGTTGGCGTGGAGTACATCGAGAACCTGCAGGACCCGAACAGCTTCGTCCGCGCCGTCCACGTCACCGGCGACCTGCCGAACCTCGGCCAGGGCACCCCGGACGACAAGCGCTACTTCGTCACCGTCGCCGACGAGCGGACGATCCTGCACTTCGGCTCGTCCTACGGCGGCAACGCCCTGCTCGGCAAGATCGCCCACGGTCTGCGTCAGGCCGCCTACGACGGCTGGGCGTCGGGTCAGTTCCTCTCCGAGCAGTTCATGCTCATCGGCATCACCGACAAGCAGACCGGCCGCAAGTACCACATCTGCGGTGGCTTCCCGTCGGCGTCGGGCAAGACCAACCTCGCGATGATGCTGGCGCCGGACGACCTCGGCGACCGCTACCACGTCGAGTTCTACGGCGACGACATCGCGTGGCTGTGGGTCGGCGAGGACGGCAAGCTCTACGCGATGAACCCGGAGTTCGGTGTCTTCGGCGTCGCCAAGGACACGAACGAGACGACGAACCCGACCGCGCTGGGCTCGATCCAGCCGGGCAGCGGCGCGATCTTCACCAACGTCGCCTACAACCCGCAGACCCAGGAGGTCTGGTGGGAGGGCCGCACCAAGAACCCGCCGTCCCCGGTCGACGGCTGGCTGGACTGGAAGGGCAACCCGATCGCGGACCGCGAGCCGGGCAACACCGAGCCGTGGGCGCACCCGAACAGCCGGTTCACCACGACGCTGTCGAAGGTCCCGAACATCGCCTCCGACTTCGAGGAGCCCCAGGGCGTCCCGATCGACGCGATCATCTTCGGTGGCCGCACCCGTGACCGCGAGCCGCTGATCCGCGCGATCACCGACCTCGCCGAGGGCGTCTACGACGGCCTGACCCTGGGCGCCGAGGCCACCTTCGCCGCCGAGGGCGTCGACGGTCAGCTCCGCTACGACCCGATGTCGATGCGTCCGTTCATGTCGTACCCGGAGGCGGCCTACGCCGCGCACTGGCTGAAGATCGTCGGCGCTGCGAAGGACAAGCCGATCTTCGCCCACGTGAACTGGTTCCAGCGTGGCGAGGACGGCCGCTTCCTGTGGCCGGGCTACCGCGACAACCTCCGTCCGCTCCTGTGGCTCATGCAGCTCAAGAACGGCGAGGTCTCCGGCGTCGAGACCCCGGTCGGCATCCTGCCGAAGAAGGACGAGCTCGACCTCACCGGCGTCCAGGTCACCCCCGAGGACCTCGACCGGATCCTCTCCATCGACGTCGCCCGTTGGCGTCAGGAGATGGGCTTCCGCGAGGAGCACCTGAAGCAGTTCGACGGGCTCCCCGAGGAGATCTGGGAGGCCCACCGCCGCGTCGCCGCCGCCCTCGACGCCGCCAAGTGA